The following are encoded in a window of Sminthopsis crassicaudata isolate SCR6 chromosome 5, ASM4859323v1, whole genome shotgun sequence genomic DNA:
- the AVIL gene encoding advillin, with the protein MSLSGAFRAVGNDPGVITWRIEKMELVLVPLGLHGNFYEGDCYVVLSTRRSGSLLCQDIHYWIGKDSSQDEQSCAAIYTTQLDDYLGGSPVQHREVQYHESETFRGYFKQGIIYKKGGVASGMKHVETNTYDVKRLLHVKGKRHIAATEVDLSWDSFNLGDVFLLDLGRVIIQWNGPESNTGERLKAMLLAKDIRDRERGGRAEIGVIEGDNEAASSNLMKILQDTLGERSLIKPATSDELLDQEQKSNITLYHVSDSGGQLTVTEVSTRPLVQDLLNHEDCYILDHGGSKIYVWKGKGATKIEKQTAMSKALGFIKMKGYPSSTNVETINDGAESAMFKQLFQKWTVKDQTLGLGKTFSMNKIAKVIQDKFDVTLLHTKSDVAAQERMVDDGNGNVEVWRIENLELVPVERKWYGFFYGGDCYLVLYTYEVNYKSHYILYIWQGRHASKDELTASAYQAVELDRQFGGTPVQVLVSMGKEPRHFMAIFKGKLVIFEGGTSRKASAEPDPPVRLFQIQGHDETNTKAVEVPAFSSSLNSNDVFLLRTQNEHYLWYGKGSSGDERAMAKELARVLCDGTENTVAEGQEPAAFWDTLGGKVPYANDKRLQQEILDVQPRLFECSNKTGRFIITEITDFTQDDLNPSDVMLLDTWDQVFLWIGAEANATEKEGAFTSAREYLRTHPSGRETDTPILIIKQGFEPPVFTGWFLAWDPHIWSEGKSYEQLKKELGDTDAIVRITADMNDASLLKTGGSEQKYYPIEVLLKNQQHELPKDVDPAKKENYLSDEDFVAVFGITRGKFAALPGWKQLNLKKEKGLF; encoded by the exons ATGTCTCTGAGTGGCGCCTTCAGGGCAGTGGGCAATGACCCAGGAGTAATCACTTGGAGAATAGAG AAAATGGAACTAGTGCTGGTGCCCTTGGGCCTTCATGGCAATTTCTACGAGGGAGACTGTTACGTGGTTCTCTCG ACCCGGAGATCTGGAAGTCTCTTATGCCAGGATATCCACTACTGGATTGGAAAGGACTCTTCCCAAGATGAGCAGAGCTGTGCTGCCATCTATACCACTCAGCTAGACGACTATCTGGGTGGCAGCCCAGTGCAACACCGGGAGGTTCAGTATCATGAATCAGAGACTTTCCGAGGCTATTTCAAACAGGGGATCAT CTACAAGAAGGGAGGTGTGGCCTCTGGGATGAAGCATGTAGAGACCAACACCTATGATGTGAAGCGTCTACTGCATGTGAAAGGGAAAAGGCACATAGCTGCTACTGAA GTGGACCTGAGCTGGGACAGTTTTAACCTGGGCGATGTGTTCTTGCTGGACCTTGGAAGGGTCATCATCCAGTGGAATGGCCCAGAAAGCAACACTGGGGAACGGCTCAAG GCAATGCTCCTAGCAAAGGATATTCGGGATCGAGAGCGTGGGGGCCGTGCTGAAATAGGTGTCATTGAGGGAGACAATGAGGCAGCCAGTTCAAACCTGATGAAGATCCTTCAGGACACACTAGGTGAACGCTCCTTGATCAAGCCTGCAACCTCTGATGAGCTCTTAGATCAAGAACAGAAATCAAACATCACATTATATCA tGTCTCTGACTCAGGTGGACAGTTGACAGTCACAGAAGTATCCACAAGGCCTCTTGTCCAAGATTTACTGAATCATGAG GATTGCTACATCCTGGATCACGGTGGAAGCAAGATATATGTCTGGAAAGGAAAGGGAGCCACCAAGATTGAGAAACAGACTGCTATGTCCAAAGCTCTG GGCTTTATTAAGATGAAGGGTTATCCAAGTAGCACCAATGTGGAGACTATCAATGACGGAGCCGAGTCTGCCATGTTCAAGCAGCTGTTTCAGAAGTGGACAGTGAAAGACCAGACCTTAGGCTTAGGAAAAACCTTCAGCATGAATAAAATTG CCAAAGTCATTCAGGACAAGTTTGATGTGACTCTCCTTCACACAAAATCAGATGTAGCGGCCCAAGAAAGGATGGTTGATGATGGGAATGGAAACGTTGAG GTTTGGAGAATTGAAAATCTGGAACTAGTCCCAGTTGAACGTAAGTGGTACGGCTTTTTCTATGGAGGAGACTGTTACCTGGTTCTCTATACATATGAAGTGAACTATAAGTCACATTATATCCTATACATCTGGCAG GGTCGACATGCTTCCAAGGATGAGCTGACAGCTTCAGCTTACCAAGCAGTGGAACTGGACAGACAGTTTGGGGGCACTCCAGTGCAGGTGTTGGTCAGCATGGGGAAAGAACCACGCCACTTTATGGCCATCTTCAAAGGAAAGCTTGTCATTTTTGAG gGAGGAACATCTAGGAAGGCAAGTGCTGAGCCTGATCCCCCTGTGAGACTCTTCCAGATTCAAGGGCATGATGAAACCAACACCAAAGCTGTGGAGGTGCCAGCATTTTCCTCTTCGCTGAATTCCAATGATGTCTTTCTGCTGAGGACACAAAATGAGCACTACCTGTGGTATGGAAAG GGTTCCAGTGGTGATGAGAGAGCAATGGCAAAGGAATTAGCTAGAGTGCTTTGTGATGGCACTGAAAACACTGTTGCTGAAGGACAGGAGCCAGCAGCATTTTGGGACACATTGGGAGGAAAAGTCCCTTATGCCAATGATAAAAG GCTCCAACAGGAAATCCTTGATGTCCAGCCACGGCTCTTTGAATGTTCCAATAAGACTGGTCGTTTCATTATTACTGAGATCACAGACTTCACGCAGGATGACCTAAATCCAAGTGATGTGATGCTCTTGGATACCTGGGACCAG GTATTCTTATGGATTGGTGCTGAAGCTAATGCCACAGAAAAAGAGGGAGCCTTTACTTCAGCCCGGGAGTATCTACGCACTCACCCCAGTGGCCGGGAGACTGACACACCAATCCTCATCATCAAACAGGGGTTTGAGCCACCCGTCTTTACAGGCTGGTTCTTGGCCTGGGACCCTCATATCTGGAGT GAAGGCAAATCATATGAACAGTTAAAGAAAGAGTTGGGAGACACTGATGCAATTGTGAGAATCACTGCT GACATGAATGATGCTTCCCTCCTGAAAACTGGTGGCAGTGAACAAAAATACTACCCTATAGAAGTACTGTTGAAAAATCAGCAACATGAGTTACCTAAGGATGTAGACCCTGCCAAAAAGGAG